ATCACGCGGCCCTCGCCGATACGACGCTCGCCGAGGGTGAGGCCCGGGTGCGCGAGATCGTCGCGCGCACGGTCGGCGAGGCGTATGTCGACGAGGTCATCGTCGAGGAGCGGGACATGTTCGGGCACGCGACCATCGACGTCACGGTCCACGCGACCCTGCCGCTCATCGGTCTTCTCGGTGCACCGCGGATGCTGGAGGTGACCGCCCATGCACCCGCTGAGTCGTTCGGCTGAGGTCAGTGCTGCGACGGCCGACGATCCCGAGCGCGGTTCGGCGGCACTCGAGTTCATCCTCGTCGGACTCGTTCTCCTCGTCCCGCTCGTCTACCTCGTCGTGGCTTTGGGAATCATCCAGGAGCAATCCCTCGGTGCGGTTGCCGCAGCGCGTCACGTCGCCCGGGCCATCTCGACGGCACCGGGAAGCGAGCAGGCAAGCGAACGGGCCCGACGTGTCGTCGCCGCTGTCGCCGAGGAATACGAGATGGATGCCGGCGCGGTTGACCTGTCGGTGACGTGCACGCCGCGAGAGGACCCGTGTCCACAGGCCGGATCTACCGTCGTCGTCACGGTTCGATCGAGCATCACTCTTCCGCTCGTTCCTGCCGTGCTCGGGCTCGATCGGATTGCGACCGTCCCGATCGAGGCGACCGGCGTGCAGAAGGTCTCACGGCTCTGGGGTGAGCCGTGAGACAGAGAATCAGCCGGCTGCGAACGGCCGCCGCAGACGAAGACGGGAGCGTCCTCCTCCTTGCTCTCGGCTACGCGGTGCTGGCACTCGCCACGGTCCTCGTCTGCGTCGATGCGACGAGCCTCTACCTCGAGCAGAAACGTCTCGACGCACTCGCGGATGCCGCAGCGCTCGCCGGCGCGGACGGGTTCGTGCTCGACGTCGTCGACGGGAGTCCCGCCGCACGATTGTCCTCCGATGGCGTGCGCGCGCAGGCGGAAGTCCTTCTCGCAGTGGCCGACGCCGATGCCGACCTCGTGCGGGCAGATGCTCCCGATGGTGTTTCCGCCCGCGTCACTGTCGCGGATACCTGGCACCCGCCGGTCTTCTCGCTCTTCGTCCCGGACGGCGTGGAGCTGCAGGCGACCGCGACGAGCCGGACGGCGCTGCGTTGACCGGCTGAGAAGAGGAGACGCGACAGCCCTGACCAGCATCACGGCTGCTCTCACCAGCCGTGGGTATTGAGCCATTCCGCGCGCCGCTTTGACTCCTCATCCGTCTCGTCCGGATCCGACGTGTCGTGCGCGACGAGGGCGCCGTGTGTGAGCTCGATGAACCGTAGGCACCTCGGGCACAGCGCCCGACCATGCGGGTAGCCGTCGGCGAGCAGCGCCGCGGCGGTGGCGGATGTGCCTGAACCGAGGCACCGGGGATCGTCCGCACCGGCGTCCGACCACATGATCGTGCGGTGTCGATGCAGTCCCACGTGACCGAGCGGGCGCGTGCAGCGTCGACCGCCCGAGCGGCTGCGGCAGAAGCGGACCACGCCGGACTTCGTGGCGTCGCCGGTCATGTCACCACCTCTGGGCGGGGGACCCACCTGACGAACGCGAGCGCGCCCAGCAACCCGATCGCCCCCACGACCCCCGCGGCCACGGAGAGCGACGCGACGGCCGCGATGCCTGACACGAGGAGAGGCGACACCGCCCCGCCCGCGTCGGTAAGCGTGCGCCACGATCCCAGGAACGGTGCCGGATCGTCAGGCGGAGCCGCATCGGCTCCCAAGGTCAGCAGGATGCCGCTCGACAGACCGTTCCCCACACCGAGCACCGCAGCGAACAGCGCGAACCACATCGCCGCCTGATCGCCGTCGTGTGTGAACGACAAGGCGATGAAGCCCGCCCCCATGAGCACCATCGCGGGGAGCGCCGCCCACAGGCGTCCGAAGCGGTCCATGACCTGACCGCTCGCATAGAACAACGCGAAGTCGAGAGCACCCGACACGCCCACGACGAGGGCGATCGTCTGCGCGTCGAGCCCGATCGACACACCCCACAACGGCAGGACGACCTGACGCGCCGCCCGCACCGCGGAGAGCGATGCCGCGGCGAGACCGAGTCGACCGAGCACGCGGCGGTATCGCCACATCGTCCGAAAGACGCCCACCCGTTCCGCAGTGGGGATCGATCCCGTGACGACTTCGCCGGTGTCCTCGGCGAGCGACGAGCAGTTCCGAGTCGTCACCGGAGCGAATTGCCTCTCGGGATCGGGTCCGAACAGAACGAGCGCGACGGTCGCGATGAGACACACGCCGAAGAACCAGATCGCCGCGTTCGCGTCGCCGAAGATCGACAGGAGCAGCGCGGCCGCGAATGGACCGATGAACATCCCGAGCCGGAACGTGCCTCCGAGGAGGGACAGCGCGCGGGCGCGGAACGGCAATGGGACGCGTGTCGTCATGAAAGAGTGGCGCGCCAGGCCGAAGGCGGCGGCGCAGAACCCGATGAGGAGCACGGCGATCGCGAAGACCCCGAGCGAG
This genomic stretch from Microbacterium sp. SLBN-146 harbors:
- a CDS encoding TadE/TadG family type IV pilus assembly protein, translating into MHRLREALADSRGSGSVEFVLVGTLLTLLTLAVLQFGLSVYVRNVVHDAAVDGAYHAALADTTLAEGEARVREIVARTVGEAYVDEVIVEERDMFGHATIDVTVHATLPLIGLLGAPRMLEVTAHAPAESFG
- a CDS encoding TadE family protein, whose product is MHPLSRSAEVSAATADDPERGSAALEFILVGLVLLVPLVYLVVALGIIQEQSLGAVAAARHVARAISTAPGSEQASERARRVVAAVAEEYEMDAGAVDLSVTCTPREDPCPQAGSTVVVTVRSSITLPLVPAVLGLDRIATVPIEATGVQKVSRLWGEP
- a CDS encoding pilus assembly protein TadG-related protein, with the protein product MRQRISRLRTAAADEDGSVLLLALGYAVLALATVLVCVDATSLYLEQKRLDALADAAALAGADGFVLDVVDGSPAARLSSDGVRAQAEVLLAVADADADLVRADAPDGVSARVTVADTWHPPVFSLFVPDGVELQATATSRTALR
- a CDS encoding MFS transporter, whose protein sequence is MGVTDSPETPRARDVLWQFGPMVYAPTVLFALGEGAVLPLIPVIAARLGADVATAALVVSALVVGQLCGNIPAGWAVARLGERVTMAIAGFVALAGVAGMALAPSLGVFAIAVLLIGFCAAAFGLARHSFMTTRVPLPFRARALSLLGGTFRLGMFIGPFAAALLLSIFGDANAAIWFFGVCLIATVALVLFGPDPERQFAPVTTRNCSSLAEDTGEVVTGSIPTAERVGVFRTMWRYRRVLGRLGLAAASLSAVRAARQVVLPLWGVSIGLDAQTIALVVGVSGALDFALFYASGQVMDRFGRLWAALPAMVLMGAGFIALSFTHDGDQAAMWFALFAAVLGVGNGLSSGILLTLGADAAPPDDPAPFLGSWRTLTDAGGAVSPLLVSGIAAVASLSVAAGVVGAIGLLGALAFVRWVPRPEVVT